One Actinomyces marmotae DNA window includes the following coding sequences:
- the pheS gene encoding phenylalanine--tRNA ligase subunit alpha, which translates to MNDAAAATGALSPLDADGISAVVEQGLAAIAAADSLPALKEARLAYTGDASALVVANRSIGALPKEDKPTAGKLLGAARGRLSAALAARTAELEAAAEADMLATEAVDVTIPTDRVPAGARHPLDVLMDEVSDFFAAMGWAIAEGPEVEHEWFDFDALNFDADHPARQMQDTFYIDGASVGAAPGEPSNLVMRTHTSPVQAHVMLASEPPIYVACPGKVFRSDELDATHTPVFHQVEGLAVDKGLTMAHLKGTLDHFARAMFGPEARTRLRPSFFPFTEPSAEMDLWFPQKKGGPGWIEWGGCGMVNPNVLIACGIDPEVYTGFAFGMGLERTLMLRHGIADMHDIVEGDIRFSQQFGTTGKGH; encoded by the coding sequence ATGAATGACGCAGCCGCCGCGACCGGCGCACTGTCCCCACTCGACGCCGACGGCATCAGCGCCGTCGTCGAGCAGGGCCTCGCGGCCATCGCCGCCGCCGACTCCCTGCCGGCGCTCAAGGAGGCGCGACTGGCCTACACCGGCGACGCCTCCGCGCTCGTGGTCGCCAACCGCTCCATCGGCGCCCTGCCCAAGGAGGACAAGCCCACCGCCGGCAAGCTGCTCGGCGCCGCCCGGGGCCGGCTGAGCGCCGCCCTCGCCGCGCGGACCGCGGAACTCGAAGCCGCCGCAGAGGCGGACATGCTCGCCACCGAGGCCGTTGACGTCACCATCCCCACCGACCGCGTCCCCGCAGGCGCCCGCCACCCGCTGGACGTCCTCATGGATGAGGTCTCCGACTTCTTCGCCGCCATGGGCTGGGCCATCGCTGAGGGGCCGGAGGTCGAGCACGAGTGGTTCGACTTCGACGCCCTCAACTTCGACGCCGACCACCCGGCCCGCCAGATGCAGGACACCTTCTACATCGACGGCGCCTCCGTGGGCGCCGCCCCCGGCGAGCCCTCGAACCTCGTCATGCGCACCCACACCTCCCCGGTGCAGGCCCACGTCATGCTCGCCTCCGAGCCCCCCATCTATGTCGCGTGCCCCGGCAAGGTCTTCCGCTCCGACGAGCTCGACGCCACCCACACCCCTGTCTTCCACCAGGTCGAGGGCCTGGCCGTGGACAAGGGCCTGACCATGGCCCACCTCAAGGGAACCCTCGACCACTTCGCCCGCGCCATGTTCGGCCCCGAGGCCCGCACGCGCCTGCGCCCCTCCTTCTTCCCCTTCACCGAGCCCAGCGCCGAGATGGACCTGTGGTTCCCGCAGAAGAAGGGCGGGCCCGGCTGGATCGAGTGGGGCGGCTGCGGCATGGTCAACCCCAATGTGCTCATTGCCTGCGGCATCGACCCCGAGGTCTACACCGGCTTCGCCTTCGGCATGGGCCTGGAGCGCACTCTCATGCTGCGCCACGGCATCGCCGACATGCATGACATCGTCGAGGGAGACATCCGCTTCTCCCAGCAGTTCGGAACCACTGGAAAGGGCCACTGA
- a CDS encoding alpha/beta fold hydrolase, with product MLTPIVGAVPHAPFGPEPLDEDLRIMAIPAPAGGLTATLAQAAPAGEGGAEPVRALFIPGFTGSKEDFSSFLPMVQDAGYTALAYSQRGQADSAAPKRTREYRIENYVEDALAVARSFGAQDVPVHLVGHSFGGIIARATAIADPTLFRTLTIFSSGPKPGPRMWMMHGMRLLYGPLGARIAHRLIHPRMPKEPQGNSHLEVLRLRALATPMAGLRGIAKIVARFPDMTEPLRATGLPLNVVVGANDTMWPVQWYEPWAKRLGASFTLIPDAAHSAQLENPSALLEALTAFWSANDEAAPEPGPAQGA from the coding sequence ATGCTGACGCCTATCGTTGGTGCGGTCCCGCACGCCCCCTTCGGACCGGAGCCCCTCGACGAGGACCTGCGGATAATGGCCATCCCCGCGCCAGCGGGCGGGCTCACCGCGACTCTCGCCCAGGCGGCCCCCGCCGGGGAGGGCGGTGCCGAACCCGTGCGCGCGCTGTTCATCCCCGGCTTCACCGGCTCGAAGGAGGACTTCTCCTCCTTCCTGCCCATGGTCCAGGACGCCGGCTACACCGCCCTGGCGTACTCCCAGCGCGGCCAGGCGGACTCGGCGGCCCCCAAGCGCACCCGCGAGTACCGGATCGAGAACTACGTGGAGGACGCCCTCGCCGTCGCCAGGTCCTTCGGGGCCCAGGACGTCCCGGTGCACCTCGTGGGGCACAGCTTCGGCGGGATCATCGCCCGGGCGACGGCCATCGCCGACCCGACGCTCTTCCGCACCCTCACGATCTTCTCCTCGGGCCCCAAGCCCGGGCCCCGCATGTGGATGATGCACGGGATGCGCCTGCTGTACGGCCCTCTCGGCGCGAGGATCGCGCACCGCCTCATCCACCCCAGGATGCCCAAGGAGCCCCAGGGGAACTCGCATCTGGAGGTGCTGCGCCTGCGGGCCCTGGCCACCCCCATGGCCGGCCTGAGGGGGATCGCGAAGATCGTGGCGCGCTTCCCCGACATGACCGAGCCACTGCGCGCCACCGGGCTGCCGCTGAACGTCGTCGTCGGCGCGAATGACACGATGTGGCCAGTGCAGTGGTACGAGCCCTGGGCTAAGAGGCTCGGCGCGTCCTTCACGCTCATCCCCGACGCCGCCCATTCCGCCCAACTGGAGAATCCCTCCGCGCTGCTGGAGGCGCTCACGGCCTTCTGGTCCGCCAACGATGAGGCGGCCCCCGAGCCGGGGCCCGCCCAGGGGGCGTGA
- a CDS encoding amino acid ABC transporter permease, with amino-acid sequence MSALTAITGSLTDRAPDSRRGRAAGDAALLFDTPGPRGRARILLASLAVTALVIALVAVGIHHLSGAGQLDYAKWRYFLGESIVSYLGLAVLDTLRAAAVSALLSFPIGIALGWARMARSTALRGAVGLWIDAMRAIPMLLLVYFFLLAVPHWGPTLPAMWMLVVPIVMCTSATTAEVFRSGVRSLDAGQSEAAAALGLSSGQTMRLVLAPQALRLMLPTLITQMVTILKDTSLGYVVAYGELMYATKVLTNAAGFDIYLPAYVVVALIYVVINWALSAAARRIEARSR; translated from the coding sequence ATGAGCGCTCTCACCGCCATCACCGGCAGCCTCACGGACAGGGCGCCCGACTCCCGGCGGGGGCGCGCGGCCGGGGACGCCGCCCTCCTCTTCGACACCCCCGGCCCACGAGGCCGGGCCAGGATCCTGCTCGCCTCACTGGCGGTGACCGCCCTCGTGATCGCGCTCGTCGCCGTCGGCATCCACCACCTCTCGGGCGCCGGGCAGCTCGACTACGCGAAATGGCGCTACTTCCTGGGCGAGTCGATCGTCAGCTATCTGGGCCTGGCGGTCCTCGACACCCTGCGGGCCGCCGCCGTCTCAGCGCTCCTGTCCTTCCCGATCGGCATCGCGCTGGGCTGGGCGCGGATGGCCCGCTCCACGGCGCTGCGCGGCGCCGTCGGCCTGTGGATCGACGCGATGCGCGCCATCCCCATGCTGCTCCTCGTCTACTTCTTCCTCCTGGCCGTGCCCCACTGGGGCCCCACCCTGCCAGCGATGTGGATGCTCGTGGTCCCCATCGTCATGTGCACATCCGCGACGACGGCGGAGGTCTTCCGCTCCGGCGTGCGTTCCCTGGACGCCGGCCAGTCCGAGGCGGCGGCCGCCCTGGGGCTCAGTTCGGGGCAGACGATGCGGCTCGTCCTCGCCCCCCAGGCCCTGCGGCTCATGCTGCCCACCCTGATCACCCAGATGGTGACGATCCTCAAGGACACGTCGCTGGGGTACGTGGTGGCCTACGGCGAACTCATGTACGCCACCAAGGTGCTCACCAACGCCGCGGGCTTCGACATCTACCTGCCCGCCTACGTCGTCGTCGCCCTCATCTACGTGGTCATCAACTGGGCGCTGTCCGCCGCCGCGCGCCGCATCGAGGCCCGCAGCCGCTGA
- a CDS encoding amino acid ABC transporter permease, with the protein MHVILDNLGLIGEGLRTTLIISLLAYAGALAVGTMIAIFRVGPIPPLRALGAAWVAVACNIPTLCLMILAAFAAPRAGVPISLFWAAVLAIVFSASGFVCEAVRSGINSVPRGQIEAARALGMRFGAIIGQVVLPQALARVIQPLVNIFISCLIGSSLTAAIGVRELTSVTQQLNLLYAEAVVCFLVSGLIYLALAFAATRLGHALERRLENSRGASA; encoded by the coding sequence GTGCATGTCATCCTCGACAATCTCGGCCTGATCGGTGAGGGACTGAGGACCACCCTCATCATCTCGCTTCTCGCCTACGCGGGGGCGCTCGCCGTGGGCACGATGATCGCCATCTTCCGGGTCGGCCCGATCCCTCCCCTGCGAGCGCTCGGCGCGGCCTGGGTGGCCGTGGCCTGCAACATCCCTACGCTGTGCCTCATGATCCTCGCCGCCTTCGCGGCCCCGCGCGCGGGGGTGCCCATCAGCCTCTTCTGGGCGGCCGTGCTCGCCATCGTCTTTTCCGCCTCGGGGTTCGTCTGCGAGGCCGTGCGCAGCGGGATCAACTCCGTCCCGCGCGGGCAGATTGAGGCGGCCCGCGCCCTGGGGATGCGCTTCGGGGCGATCATCGGCCAGGTGGTCCTTCCCCAGGCCCTCGCCCGAGTCATCCAACCTCTGGTCAACATCTTCATCTCCTGCCTCATCGGCTCCTCCCTCACCGCGGCCATCGGGGTCAGAGAGCTCACCAGCGTCACCCAGCAGCTCAACCTGTTGTACGCCGAGGCCGTCGTCTGCTTCCTGGTCTCCGGGCTCATCTACCTGGCCCTGGCCTTCGCGGCCACGCGCCTCGGCCACGCCCTGGAGCGCCGCCTGGAGAACTCGCGGGGGGCGTCCGCATGA
- a CDS encoding glutamate ABC transporter substrate-binding protein, with product MTLPTTLRSITRPAVSRRGLLTCAGGLGVALTLAACSDTGADGKAVASSTAGADYDTAVNSGPVAADDVVAASTWASAIKKAGKLRIGGSKTARVFSIEDPTTHKVTGFDAAIGQALARYIIGGDRAADLVEITQATSDTRETLLTNGTVDTVIATYTITEERAQKISFAGPYYSSGQAVAVHKDTTGIASVTDLAGKTVAVQSGSSSQAALAKACPDAKPTPFDDNSACLSALQTKQVDAYVVDESLLLAAAENSADIKIVGQPFTEDPYGLGLPKDSDAQAFVNGFLTAIEADGTWTRIWQSTIGAIIGGDVPQPPVIGSVAGARTAAPAA from the coding sequence ATGACTCTCCCCACGACGCTCCGATCGATCACCCGCCCCGCCGTCTCCCGGCGCGGCCTACTCACCTGCGCGGGAGGCCTCGGCGTCGCCCTGACCCTCGCGGCCTGCTCCGACACCGGCGCCGACGGCAAGGCGGTGGCCTCCTCGACCGCGGGGGCCGACTACGACACCGCGGTCAACTCCGGCCCCGTCGCGGCCGACGACGTCGTGGCGGCCTCCACCTGGGCCAGCGCCATCAAGAAGGCCGGCAAGCTCCGGATCGGCGGGTCCAAGACGGCCCGGGTCTTCTCCATCGAGGACCCCACCACCCACAAGGTCACCGGTTTCGACGCGGCCATCGGCCAGGCGCTCGCCCGCTACATCATCGGGGGCGACCGTGCCGCCGACCTCGTTGAGATCACCCAGGCCACCTCCGACACCCGCGAGACCCTGCTGACCAACGGCACCGTCGACACCGTCATCGCCACCTACACGATCACCGAGGAGCGGGCCCAGAAGATCTCCTTCGCCGGCCCCTACTACTCCTCCGGCCAGGCCGTCGCCGTCCACAAGGACACCACCGGCATCGCCTCCGTGACCGACCTGGCGGGCAAGACCGTCGCCGTCCAGTCCGGATCGTCCTCCCAGGCCGCCCTCGCCAAGGCGTGCCCCGACGCCAAGCCGACCCCCTTCGACGACAATTCCGCCTGCCTGTCGGCCCTGCAGACCAAGCAGGTCGACGCCTATGTCGTCGACGAGTCCCTCCTGCTGGCCGCCGCCGAGAACAGCGCCGACATCAAGATCGTCGGCCAGCCCTTCACCGAGGACCCCTACGGCCTCGGGCTGCCCAAGGACTCCGACGCCCAGGCCTTCGTCAACGGCTTCCTGACCGCCATCGAGGCCGACGGCACCTGGACCAGGATCTGGCAGTCCACCATCGGCGCGATCATCGGGGGCGATGTGCCTCAGCCCCCCGTCATCGGCTCCGTCGCCGGCGCGCGCACAGCCGCCCCGGCCGCCTGA
- a CDS encoding amino acid ABC transporter ATP-binding protein, whose amino-acid sequence MDTGAGPVGGSGTTGPAAPLIRISGITKRFGDFTALDDVSLDIHRGEVVAVIGASGSGKSTLCRTVNRLETIDAGTIEIDGELLPEEGRDLARLRAEVGMVFQSFNLFGHRTVLDNITLAPIKVRRMDRADAEARAHELLARVGLADQAGKRPSQLSGGQAQRVAIARALAMDPIAMLFDEPTSALDPEMINEVLDVIRDLATSGMTMLVVTHEMGFARSVADSVVFMDAGRIVEQAPPEEFFTAPRTDRARDFLAKVLSH is encoded by the coding sequence ATGGATACCGGCGCCGGGCCCGTCGGCGGATCCGGAACCACCGGCCCCGCCGCCCCTCTCATCCGCATCAGCGGCATCACCAAGCGCTTCGGCGACTTTACCGCCCTTGACGACGTCTCCCTGGACATCCACCGGGGCGAGGTCGTCGCCGTCATCGGAGCCTCCGGCTCGGGCAAGTCCACCCTGTGCCGCACCGTCAACCGCCTTGAGACCATCGACGCCGGCACCATCGAGATCGACGGCGAGCTCCTCCCCGAGGAGGGCAGGGACCTGGCCAGGCTTCGCGCCGAGGTCGGCATGGTCTTCCAGTCCTTCAACCTCTTCGGCCACCGCACCGTCCTGGACAACATCACGCTCGCCCCGATCAAGGTGCGCCGCATGGACCGCGCCGACGCCGAGGCCCGCGCCCACGAGCTCCTCGCCCGCGTGGGCCTGGCCGATCAGGCGGGCAAGCGCCCCTCCCAGCTCTCCGGTGGTCAGGCGCAGCGCGTCGCCATCGCCCGTGCCTTGGCCATGGACCCCATCGCGATGCTCTTCGACGAGCCCACATCCGCCCTCGACCCCGAGATGATCAACGAGGTCCTCGATGTCATCCGCGACCTGGCCACATCCGGCATGACGATGCTCGTCGTCACCCACGAGATGGGCTTCGCCCGCTCCGTGGCCGACAGCGTCGTCTTCATGGACGCCGGGCGCATCGTCGAGCAGGCCCCTCCCGAGGAGTTCTTCACCGCGCCGCGCACCGACCGCGCCCGTGACTTCCTCGCCAAGGTCCTCTCGCACTGA
- a CDS encoding TrmH family RNA methyltransferase — MTPATPIDHDDAPQILDNPASQRIARVAGLARRQARSKHGRFLVEGPQGAREAVRWAPERVLDLYMTEAAADRHPEIWAEARGAGLYCHLTTAEVMTAMSADAQGVLAVVSMGESSGASALEGALEGAGLVAVLAEAQDPGNAGTIIRAADAAGADAVILLRGSVEATSPKVVRSTAGSLFHLPVITGVSLEEAVVALRAAGLTILAADSRGDTDLFEAEGSAASGGLLTAPSAWLLGNEAHGLTPAALSRADAVVSIPILGRAESLNVAAAAALCLYASARARRAAASRV, encoded by the coding sequence ATGACGCCCGCGACGCCCATCGACCATGACGACGCCCCGCAGATCCTCGACAACCCGGCCTCCCAGCGCATCGCCCGCGTGGCTGGGCTCGCCCGCAGGCAGGCCCGCTCCAAGCATGGGCGATTCCTCGTCGAGGGGCCTCAGGGGGCGCGCGAGGCGGTCCGCTGGGCGCCCGAGCGGGTCCTCGACCTCTACATGACCGAGGCCGCCGCCGATCGTCACCCAGAGATCTGGGCCGAGGCGAGGGGCGCGGGGCTCTACTGCCATCTGACAACCGCGGAGGTCATGACCGCGATGTCGGCCGATGCCCAGGGAGTGCTCGCCGTCGTCTCGATGGGGGAGAGCAGCGGCGCCAGCGCCCTGGAGGGAGCCCTTGAGGGCGCGGGCCTCGTCGCCGTCCTCGCCGAGGCCCAGGATCCCGGTAACGCGGGCACTATCATCCGCGCCGCTGACGCCGCGGGCGCCGACGCCGTCATCCTCCTGCGCGGCAGCGTGGAGGCCACCTCCCCGAAGGTGGTGCGCTCGACGGCGGGAAGCCTCTTCCACCTGCCCGTCATCACCGGTGTGAGCCTGGAGGAGGCCGTGGTGGCCCTGCGCGCGGCGGGCCTGACGATCCTGGCCGCGGACAGCCGTGGGGACACGGACCTCTTCGAGGCCGAGGGCTCGGCGGCCTCCGGCGGGCTGCTGACGGCCCCGAGCGCCTGGCTGCTCGGCAACGAGGCCCACGGGCTCACCCCCGCGGCCCTGAGCCGCGCGGACGCCGTCGTCTCCATCCCGATCCTCGGGAGGGCCGAGTCCCTCAACGTCGCCGCCGCGGCGGCCCTGTGCCTCTACGCCTCCGCCCGCGCGCGCCGTGCCGCGGCCAGCCGCGTCTGA
- the rplT gene encoding 50S ribosomal protein L20, giving the protein MARVKRAVNARKKRRSVLEKASGYRGQRSRLYRKAKEQVTHSGVYAFRDRRARKGDFRRLWIQRINAGARAEGMTYNRFIQGLGLAGVEIDRRMLAELAVNEPAAFKALVETARKALPKDVNAPKA; this is encoded by the coding sequence ATGGCACGTGTGAAGAGGGCTGTTAACGCCCGCAAGAAGCGTCGTTCTGTTCTCGAGAAGGCCTCGGGCTACCGCGGCCAGCGCTCCCGCCTCTACCGCAAGGCCAAGGAGCAGGTCACCCACTCCGGCGTCTACGCCTTCCGTGACCGCCGCGCGCGCAAGGGCGACTTCCGCCGCCTGTGGATCCAGCGCATCAACGCTGGCGCCCGCGCCGAGGGCATGACCTACAACCGCTTCATCCAGGGCCTCGGCCTGGCCGGCGTGGAGATCGACCGCCGCATGCTCGCCGAGCTGGCCGTCAACGAGCCCGCCGCCTTCAAGGCGCTCGTCGAGACCGCCCGCAAGGCCCTCCCCAAGGACGTCAACGCCCCCAAGGCCTGA
- the rpmI gene encoding 50S ribosomal protein L35, with protein sequence MPKNKTHSGAKKRFRVTGSGKLMREQANKRHLLEVKSSRRKRKLSADQPVAPADLRQVKKMLGR encoded by the coding sequence ATGCCGAAGAACAAGACGCACTCCGGTGCCAAGAAGCGCTTCCGGGTCACCGGCAGCGGCAAGCTCATGCGCGAGCAGGCCAACAAGCGCCACCTGCTCGAGGTCAAGTCCTCGCGCCGCAAGCGCAAGCTGTCCGCGGACCAGCCGGTCGCCCCCGCCGACCTTCGCCAGGTCAAGAAGATGCTCGGTCGCTGA